TCGGCATACTCGCTCGAGACAGGAATTCTCGCCCCGTTCGGACACACTATCACCGAGTGCGCGTTGATTCTGTTCGTCGGACTTGCCGCGGCAGCGTCGCGCTTCCTGCGCAACGACAGTGCCGCGACGTTCCCGCGCCGGATGCTTCTCGCGCTGGCGCTGCCGCTGTTTGTGGCGCTTGTCTGTCTGCTGAGTTTTTCTCTTGGCGCCGTGGGACGCTGGCGGCCTCCGGACCATTTCGCGTCAAAGGCCACGGCCCTCGCCGCGCTCATCGGGGGCTGGCTTCTGGCCCGAATCCTCGCCAAGTCGTTCATCCACTGGCGGGAGATGCGCTACACGATTTCGGAAGACACCATGCACATATTGGCCGGGCTGGCCTTCTTTGCCTTGTTGTTTCCCCTGGAATTCCGCTTTTTCTGGGGTTTTCTCGCCGGTATCGCCGCGGGAGCGGCGCAGGCAGAGAGGCGCCTCGCTCCACTGCCGCCGAAGTGGGCTTTCGCGCTTGCACCTGTAGCGCTTCTCGTGTCAATCAACATCAGCGGAGTGCATCCCGCCGACAAAAACAATCCGCGAAACTACGAAGTAGCCGCCCAACAGGATTTCGCCGGCGGCCAGTACGCCCGCCTTCAATCGCGCATGGATTACTTCGAAACATCCTGGCCGGATGAGCGCCGCACCCATCTGTGGCGCGCGCGTGCGGCCCTCGCCAACGAATTGCTTCACGAAGCCGCGCATGAAATCACCATCGCGTGCCGGCCCGCGGACGAAGCCCGGCTCCTGCTTCCACCGCCGGATCCACAAGAGGTCGACGCGTTTCTGATACGCCTGCGCGACGCGTGTTCCCAGTCCGGTATCAAGACGGCGTCGCTGGCCCACATTCAGGGGCTTCTCGGCGCGGGGAAATTCAACCACGCCGAAGCGCTCCTCGAACAGGCTCTCGAGGAATCCGCGGATATCGCCCTTCCCGAAGGGCTCAGCACGGACCTCGACACCGCGGCATATGGGTGCCCCTGTTCGTGGCCGTTGCGGGCCGCGGCGCTGAACACCGTCTGGACAGCCGATCTCGAGCAGCCGGCGGAATTGAAGGCAATGTTCCCGGAAGACCTGTCCGGCGCGCAATGGTTACGGCTGCTGTTGAGCTGGGGTGCGAACTTGCGGACGCCGCCGCCGGAGTTCCCGCGCGAGGCGCTTCCGCTGATCTGCATCGCGAAATGTCACCGCTCGAGCATTGAATTGGCCTGCATCTCGGCTGATGCCCGGCTCGCGCGCACCGATTCCCTGACCACCGCCCCTGTCCGATATGACCCCGCGGCGCAATACATCGCACTGGAATTGGCGCCGCGGCCAATAAACCAACAGGCAACATGGCGCGGCCCCGAAAGCCCGTCTTCGGACAAGTGGACCATCTCGTTCGAGACTCAAGAGACGATGGTCGCGGCCGTCGAGCTTCACAACGGCATCACGTTGACCTCGCAGCCGCCGACAAAACCGCTCCCCGCGCCCCAGACCCCCATCATCTGCATCTGGCTGTAAGGAAACTCGCCCGGACCACGCAGCGCGTTCTCGGGACGACTTTCTTTGGACCTGACCCATGCGCTCAGTGAGAACAATCAATGGCCTCTGACCAAGTTCCGGAGAATGTCTTGTCTTGTTCATACGGCAGCTTGCGCAAATAACCAGGCGGCTGTCATCCGTGGTGGAGTGGATGCGGCGAGTGTTTGACAGGCTCTCTTGTTCGATGCAGGACCCCGCAATGCATCCAATTTGAATACCCGGCCGCGGCATTGCCTCAGAGTCCCGCGACATCTCCGCCTTGCTGAGCGGAAACATCGAACCTCGCTCGAGTTGACTTCCGCCCTCGCCGAATTGTATGATTTCACCCGTGCCGAGGTAGCTCAGTTGGTAGAGCAGCGGACTGAAAATCCGCGTGTCGGCAGTTCGATTCTGCCCCTTGGCACCATTTTTTTCGCTGGAGTAGCTCAGTCGGTAGAGCGCATCACTCGTAATGATGAGGTCGGGGGTTCGATTCCCCCCTCCAGCTCCATGAAACGCAAGGACTTGCAGGATTTCCCGTGGGTCCTTTTTCTTTGTCTTAACGCCGCATTAACTCCAAGAAGTCCCGGTTCACTGGGTATCGCCGGTGTGTTTGGGCATGCCCTTCCCCCGCGTCATCCCGATTCAGCGTCGACAGTGATACATGCCGAAAGCGCTGACAGAACTGACAAAACCCCTCCGTCGGCTTTTTCCCTTCGAGCGCTTCTTGACTTGCGATGCAGCGGATTCTCTGCCGCGGCCAGCCGAGTGCAGACTGGTTGGGCGGCATGCGCCAGGGCATAGTGCCGGCTGGCACCCGCGAGAAAAGCCCTCGGTGTCGCGCGGCGAGCGGAGATGGGGCACAACCTTCATCGAAGGCCAGAGTGCTTCACCACGCCGCGGGAAAGGCTCGTCGATGCGTTTGGCGCGTTGCTTCTCGCTGCATGCGTGGGAATGGAAAGTGGTTGTCGAAGCCAATATGAGAAGGCACCTCAATGATGGCTCTACGTGGGCAGCATCCCTCAGCCTACAGTCGAGAGTTTTGTCTCAGCTCGCGCCGTGGCTGAGATGCGGAGCCCGGCCGCACGCCCCTGCATCGCCGACAAGTCCGCGCCCCGCGACAGGAACGGCCTTGCTCGAGAGCGGGACATGTCGAAGGGGCGGAGCATGTGCCGCACCTCTTGTGCTGAGCGTGGAGTGAACAGGTGAGCTGATGAAGCGCAGCAAGGCCGTGCTAGTCCTGCTATTCCTGCTAGTCTCGGAGACGCGCCTTTCCCATGCACGCCCCGCCAGCCCGCGAGCAGCGAGGCGCATGCGTTCGGCACAACCGCCGTCGAGTCATGAAACATGGCGGCCGTGTGCGTGCTGATTCGGCAGGGCGCCGAGGCCGATCGGTTTTCCGCTTCCGGAGCGAGCGAGCGGCCCGTCCGTCGGGGCATCGAGTAACCGCGGCCAGCTAGCGCGTGCGGAGAAGACCGAGGGGGGGCGAGGGGGGAAACGCGACCAGGAGGCGATGTGTACAGTCGTTCGCACAAAATTTGTGAAATTTTTGAACACCCTTGTTTACGCACGTGCACCGTGAGCTATCGGTGTTCATTGTGTCCTTGCGCATGGCCCGTTTTTCACATGATGTATCGACGTCTTTCGCCGACTCGCCCATTCCCGGAGGCGAATCATCTATGCGGTCTGCCCTTCTCCTGTAACCCAGCTATCTTCGTATCAATACTGTGACCAAGTCATCCCCCGTCCAAAGGGGTTATCTGCGGCCACAGGTTCGAATTTCCCCATCTGCAGCCCGCGGGTCCGCGGATCGATTGGTTGGACCGAGCCGATTCAGTCAGACGGGGGCACGGCCTCAGCATGTCGTTGACGGGCTGGCCCACAAAACGCGGAGGCATGGCGTTATCTCCAGGTGACCTTCGGCGGCTTCCGTTTCGGCCACCGCGAGAACGTCTGCTCCGGGCAGCCCAGCGCCAAGGCGCCGTGAGCCCGGTGCGTCCTCGGGACACCCAGAAAGTCGGGTATGCTCCGGTCCCGTCCGCACGCGCCCACCAGGTATCCCACCAGGAAGCTCCCCAGCCCCATGGTTTGGGCAAGTAGCGACGCATTGTGCAGCGCCAGCATTGCGTTGGCCTCGGGCAGGTGGATGTTCCCCTCGACATGAGCCACAATTCGTGAATCTTCGTTGCCGATGAGCAACAACTGGCCGCCAGTGAGGAGGGAAGCGAGAACGAGGTTTTGTCCGGAAGCCGCTTGCGTATCCTCGGTGGGCGGTGCCTTTTGTGATATACTGCATTCATCTAGCATCCTATGGACGCGCTGGCTGTTCTACGGGGGATTGACGCAAGGCAATGGGATGTAGAGAGGAGAACGAAGGGGCGCTATACAGAGGCCCTATATCCCCCCTGCGTTCTTTGCAGAACATGACTTGATGCTCTGCAAATCACAGGCTGTGTGCCAGCATTGCCGGAGGGGTTTGGTGCCGCAATCGCGCGGCTCAAAGGTGTTGTGAAGAAAAC
This genomic interval from Candidatus Hydrogenedentota bacterium contains the following:
- a CDS encoding nitroreductase family protein, which gives rise to MLDECSISQKAPPTEDTQAASGQNLVLASLLTGGQLLLIGNEDSRIVAHVEGNIHLPEANAMLALHNASLLAQTMGLGSFLVGYLVGACGRDRSIPDFLGVPRTHRAHGALALGCPEQTFSRWPKRKPPKVTWR